AAGGGCCagttctgtttatttcttaaaatttgagTGTGAGTTCATGGAAGATCAGTGCTGCAGTCTAGCTATCTCTTCCACAAAAGAACTCAGCACAAGGCACAGGGGGTGCCAGATAACAAGAGCTGTGGTTTTAGTGCAGCCTGCTATgttccatttgtttttcataattctcatttaatccttacaaaaccTTTATGATGCTGGCATATGCTCTCCATTTTTTCAGACAGGGATGCTGACATTTTGAAAGGTTGGGTgtcttgctcaaagtcacacagtaagATCTAGGATTTGAACCTACATCTCTCTGAGCCCACAGCCATGTACTTTGTACCGTACCACACTGCCTCATTACTTCTTTGATAATATGTGGGAAGTAGAGAGGCTGGGAGCTAGAAAAGGTGGGATCAGGCCCATCCTGACTGGACTCTCAGGGCTGGGTACTCACAGGGTCAATTGAAGTCAGGTCGTTGAAGGATAGATCGATCCAGGCCAAGTTCTCTGGATGCTCCAGAAGCAGTGAAACCACATGGCTGAAATCTTTCAGGTCATTGAGGACATTGTTGTTCAGCCACAGGGACTGGGTCAGTGACTTCCCTGACTTTGAGTGCCTTAGTGGTCGTAGCCCTGTTCTTGGCTCCTCGCTTGTCAGATCTGTGGGGATAAAGTAAGACTTGGGTTatcatctttgcttttctgtcttagcattgggaagggacagagctggGTGGATTTATAGCCTAAGCTATAGCTGGAGGGGCTGGCAGGACCATAGCTCCATGCTTGAGTCTAGTATGACTCTACCAATGGTCAGTCCAGGACCCTGTCCCATAGGCCCCAGGAATCCAAATAAGCTTGGACTGAGGGTCAAAGACTTCCCATCCCAAACTCTTGGTTTGGGTCACATGGTCCCCTCATGTCTATCATATCATTGGGTCCTTTGTGTACCACCCCTGTTTGAGGGGTTGAGGGAGGCAAAATCACTCTTAATTTTATGGAAGTTAAGAACCCAGAGTTGTCAGGCTTGAACCGAGATGATAGCACAAAATCTAGACTTATCCGCTGGTGGAGCCCATAGCATTCACTAAAGTACAACACATTCTGATGTCCTCTCTCTCGCGTTAATATTGAGCAACTGTGTATGTGCCAGATACTGGAtatacagcagtaaacaaaatgAGAGGTGGTCTATGCCAAACTCTGTATGAGTAACAGGGCAGGGATGAAGCAGTTGTTTGTGCCTTGGAGGAGCTCATACCAGCAAGATGAAAACAGACTGGCAATGTAACAGCAACAGAACTATGAAGTGGGGCTCCTAACATAGTCTGGGAACTTAGGGAAGTTGAAACCTGCGATGGAACTCAGTGGATCAGGAGACATTAACCAAGTAAAGGGTGGAAAGGGTGAGAACAGCATGACAGGAGAAGAGGCATGAGGTGTGGAACAGTGTGTATATATGGGCATGTGCTGCACAAGGTGGGCaaggaggaaaaagacaaggagCTTTGAATGCCAGGCTGAGTGttttggactttatcctgtggGCAATGGGAAGCCAGTGGAGGGTTTAAGCAAATGAGGTGATTCAAATCTTTCAATGtagaagatcttttttttttttaagtttatttatttttttttaattttttttttttaacgtttatttatttttgggacagagagagacagagcatgaactgggaaggggcagagagagagggagacacagaatcggaagcaggctccaggctctgagccatcagctcagagcccgacgcggggctcgaactcacggaccgtgagatcgtgacctgagccgaagtcggacgcttaaccgactgagccacccaggcgccccaagtttatttatttttgagagagagtgaacacatgcaaatggggaggggcagagagggagagagaatcccaaggaggctccacactgtcagtgggaagcccaatgcagggcttgaacccaggaaccatagataatgacctgagccaaagttggatgctttaccaacagagccacccaggagcccctcattctttttttttttttttttttaatttatttattttgagagagagatactaCGTGAGATACTactaaagagagggagggagagagtgagaatcccaagcagactctgcattgtcagtgcacagtcagatgtggggcttgaactcatgaactgtaagatagGGATCCTagataagaaattttatttctttttttttttttaagaaattttatttcttaaaatttgagCCTGAGTTCATGAAAAATCAGTGCTGTAGTTTAGCTACCTCTTCCACAAAAGAACTCAGTACAAGGCACAGTTGGTGCCTGATAATAAGAGCTATGATTttactgagccgaagtcaagagtcagacgcttaactgagccactcaggtgccctacaGAAAGATCATTCTGAAGCTTTAGTGTGGAGTATGGATTAAAGGGAGTGGATGGGACTGAGGACCGATGTGAATCTTTCAGTCATCCAGACAAGAGATGAAGTGGAACAGGAAATCAGCATGACTTGATGATTGATTGGATGTTAAAAGTAGAAGAATAATCAAGGGTAGTGCCCAGTTTCTTGTTTGTGTGAATGATAAGGAATTAGAAAGATAGAAACTGGGGTTGGAAGGCTTGGCCTTGGTGTGTGTCTGAGGTTCCTGTAGCACAAAAAGGTGGGGAAGCCAAGTAAGCAGCTGAATATGAAAGTCTGATGCTCAGGAAAGAGATGAGAATCATTAGCATAGAAGGTGTACAAGTTAGAGAAATAGATGAGATTCCACACGAGTGAGGGTAGAGAGAAGGGACAAGGAGGAAGGGGAGTCTATTAAATAGTAATGAATAATCGGAGGGAGAACCTCGAGAAGATAATTTTACAGATGCTTGGGGAACCCATAGTTTATAAGCGGGAGTTTCAGGAGATAAGGTCTGAAAACTAATTTCGGCAACTCAGAAGCTCCTTGTGACCTTGGTGAGGACTATTTCAATGAAATGACGAGGGCCTGGGGACAGAAGCTAGATTGGACTGAGTTCAAGGGTGAGGGGACGGTTCAGGAAATCTAAGCAGGTAGTGTAAACAACACCCTCAGAAAGTTTGGttaaggaggagagagaataggGAACACTAATTTTACAATCCATCTGTATAGGCCCCCACTCACGTTTTGACAAATGAGGTCAAAGAAAGGACGGGCCCTGCCCAAATTCATGGTGGCAGAGCCAGATACCAGCTATGGCTGAGGTGACTACATTTTTCCTGTTCTCCCTAAGCCCTTCATTACTTGTCAAAACCTGCCCCAGGGGAAGTAAGTATTTAGGGTTTGCTGAGCCTGGCCAGCTGTTGTCACTCCCCTCAACTCTCACTGGACAGACatgcttcctcccttcccatcccctccACCCAGTGTTaacttcctctcctcctctgctgcACATCCAGCAGCATCCACCAGATGGCTCTCTGCCTTAATGCTGGAGTGAGCAGGAAGTTGGGGGGAGGTGGCAGAAGGGCACTGGAGCAGAGTGCTCCAGCTCATGAATAAACTCCTtatcctgtcccctccccaccaccataTCCCAAGAACCCCCAATGAAATGACACAGCTGAATAAAAGGGTTAAAATAAGCCCATATGGATTAGCATCCAGTCTGATGAGGCAGCAGCTTGAGGAATGCCACCAAGCATGGGATGATCTCTAGCTCAGAATTAGCCACTAGCAGGACTGTGCTGCCTAAAACTTGAGGCTCCTATTGGGGCTGCTGGTATCAAGGGTGGAATGGGGTATCCCGCTGCTACATACTTCTGTTCCCTTAGACTCCACCAGGGTAGTGCACTGCTTGAGGATCTGTTGAAGCTGCCTTGTTCAGAGTAGGCCAAGGCAGGTCTGGAAAACAGACCACAAATATCAGTGCCCAAAGAACTGTGGAGTGTTCAGCCCCAGGAAGACTGGGGAAAATGTGATCCTGTCTTCATATCTCTGAAAGATTGCTGTGCAACTTTTCCACGTGTCTCTAGAGGGTGGGAGCTAGTCTGATGATAACTTCTTTGCATCATTCCTCACCTCATAATGGGAGGGGTTGGTAAGTGGGTGTCATAGGGGACTCCCTTACCACTGTAGGTTCACGAGCGAGCAGAAGTTAGAGGACTTTGGGTTGGATGTGGTCTAAAGTCCCTGCCATTTCAGAGTCTATAATCCATCTATCGATTACTTCAAGCAAATAGTTTATCAAGTACTCCTAAACTCTTTCCACAAGTTCTGTGGAACCAGAGGGCCTTTGGGGCTTGGATGCACctgtctttttctcctccttacaACACACAGCAAggagcacaatgcctggcatgtgtgtatacacatgtgctTACtaaataggtgctcagtaaatattaatgatTCAATGAAAGGGCATCTGTACAGATCATGGTTTGTGCTGTGTGGTTATTCTTGGTTGTAGTAGATTGTCCCCTTATTCTGAGGGTTCCATAGAGGACAAAGCTATTCCCCACTCAGCTATTCCCTTGTCACCTCAGCTATCTTGTACATGACCATTACAGCTCAAACCCTTGTGAAACACAGACTCTATCAATTAAGAGTGATGCAGTGCCCAATAAAGATCATGGTAGGTGAGTGTATGTCCATGACAGAACATGAGTTACCACTGTGGCTGGTGGGAGCCCAGTAGTGCCCTAAACACAAGCCAAGGCTAGTACCTCCTGGATAACTGTTTGCCTTTTTTCTGAGCTTAAAATTAGTCACCAATTGCCTATgtgagaaaaccaaagccagatACTGGGGCTAGGATATGTGGGTGCCAGCATGTATTCTGTGAGGGCAGATGGCAAAGTCTAGGGACAGcagaattcccttgggaagaaGCATATTCTCCTGAGaatatgattctctctctctctctctctctctctctctctctctttctgtcccttcctgaAGAGTATGAGCCACCTATTTACAAGGATATTGAATAACAAAATGGGAATGAGCATGGGCAGTGCTGAAACCTGAAATAAGTGTGGGTTATGATGGAATAAACTTGGATATGACTGGAATGAATTTAAGATatttgtcaataaatatttaaactggaAACATGCCCATTGTTAATAACGAGACCTTGCATGTTTTACCAGTGATCAGAATAGGCTTGTGTCCTTAGAGGAGAGAGGGTTCTGCTTgtgttttcattagttttttcGTCTCTTCAGGTAAAAACAGGAGAGTAAAACCATTGGCTGATAGACTGGTTTCCCAATTTTCTTCCACCTGACTTTACTGTTGTAGGCTGGCTTCTTTCAAAGAGGATCAATTATCCCTCCCACTCCTACCACCTCTTCCTACCACCTCCCTACCCCTACTCCtccccaaaacaacaaaattgCAAGCATACAGGAATTTAGGCTTTTAAGTAGAAGACTGGTTTCTCCCTGGGGACCATACCCAGCCTGTTGCTATGGTGAGTGGAGTTCTGTACTCTGTGGGCTGACCTTGGATCACATGGATGCTTCGGAAGGAGTAGTCAAGAGGGGGCTCTTGCACTGAAGTGTTCATATAGTCCTCTTTGCTCATAGCTCAGGCCATCGTTTGTCAGGTGTAAGCACTGGCCCTGGGAGTCCGGGTTCAGcctgggaggacagagaaggacTGGTGTTGCAGGTACAAGGGGCATAGGCCTTCTGGTATCCCCATAGCCTTCCACCCTTCCTTTCTATCCTCTACCACTCAAAGCTTGCCTGGCTGCATTTCTATTTTAAGATATTAAGCATGGTTCCTTGCATTTGTAGGGCACCTTCCTACTTCTCAGAGAACTTTTACATCCCTTAGAGCTCATTGATAATTGTAACACCCATTTCTCTTTCTAcacaaagaaactgagacccCAGGATGAAAGCACTTGCCGAAAGTTAAGCCAATGAGTCAGTGCGGACTGCAATCATAGCCTCCTGCATCCTACTCTGAGCCCCGCTTTGTGCTACTCCATAGTAGTTACCATGGAGGCTGTCTTGGTACCTACACTCTGGTGACATCAACTGGGCTATTCTATTGCTTAACAAACTCCTGAGCACCTGCATTGGATCAGGTGTCTGACAGCCCTTTGCAATCTGACCAGCTGGGGACTTGTTACCTCTGCTCAGCTTGTCTGTCAGCCCCATTTCCTTTCCATAGACCCTATGTCTGTCAGCCCCATTTCCTTTCAATAGACTCTATTTTCAGCCACGTCCCGAATACAGtcatatgtatataaacacatacacataaaaccaGAGTCTACTTCAGTCACTCACCTGTCACTGATGCCTGAAACTCCACCATTAGGGATTCATTCCTTTGGGTTCAGGGATTGTTCCCTGTTAAAATGGAAATACCCCTTGAGAGGGGTGAACACAGTGTTATCAGTCATTTACAATGTGGTGTGAATTGTTTTATTAGATCCTTTCCAATTCCAATGAACTCAAACAGAGAAATTTTCAAGAGACTGGAGAGAGCCATGAGAATACTACTCACCTGGGAAGAAGAGAGCTGAACACACTTTACACCAAGGGGTTTTAAATGTGACACatacaaacaaaagacaaatagaCCAACAAGTGCACGTCCCAGTCAGCCTCCCCTTCCTCATTGCTTCCACTGCCATCATCGCCTTTGCAGTTACTATACTTCATCTGCTTTCCAGAAGGATTTGAGGTAGTTTACAACAACAATACATGCATAAAACGGGATGATTTACGGAACAGAGCTGTTCAACTGAAATATAATGAACACTGAAAATGCAGGccacatacataattttttcaagtatatactttaaaattttctagtagccatgaAAAGTCAAGAGAAACAGATGAAGCTTAATCTATTTaatccaatatatccaaaatattcaaGATATAATTGATATTAATAATTGAGACATTTTACACTTAACATAGCACATCCTGGTGTGGACATGCTACCTgtcaagtgctcaacagccacgGATGACTAGTGGCAAATGGAAACATGGAAGAGAAAGGTtagaaggcaaagaagaaaggagagagatgtATCTAACAATTAGGAAACGGCCTATGTTATCTCTGAAATTCCTGGCAGCCAAAGTAAAAAGGGAAACCTTAGGATATGGAGTTCTCATCATTTGATTCAAAGAAGCAAACAGGTTGTACGCAGGAAATGAAATCCGTGCAttctcttaaaatgaaatttcccTTAAAAACCATGGACTTGATAGCTTATAATTCAACTTAATACAGTTCaagtaaattcctttttttggTGATTTCACATGTGTAGAAGAATGGAAACTGAATGATGTCTTCCTCTCAAAAAGCAGCAGTCTCAACTGAGCTTCGTGGAAGTGCCACCTTGAATCACTTCACAGCTGAATTCTCTTGTTAAATTGGAACTGGCCTGGTGGGCACAGACTGTTGATTAGGGAGACCAGAATCTTTTAGGTATCAAATCAACAGACAGACAACAAAGAACACATGTTTTTCCAGACACAGGAACCTGGCTTGTGTTCTCACTGAGACAGAGAGGCCCATTCCACTTGAGCACCTACAGCAGGTTCGATGCCTTTGAGAGATTGGATAATTTTCTCAAAGTCCTGGGTTGGGACCCCAGAGTTCTGCACTACTGGACGTGGATTTTAGCTTAGAATATTTAAGGGCAGAATTTTGTCATTAGTTTCCTTGACCATCGAGAACCTCACTCAGAATTTTGTGTTGCACCAGCTCCTGATGCATTTTTCTGGATGCGTTAGTATTAAACATGGGGCCCCAAGTAGTTAGGTAAATTGCCAGGTGGAAAGGGTTATTACTCTTCTCCATGTAAATAGTAGCCCAGGCTGTGAGCTGGCACTAAATTTTGTTCATCATCTGACACAGAACCTGGCTTACAACAGGCACTTGAGAAATATTTGTGGGAGGAATGaatgagaaactgccaaataCAAGGATTTCTGTTTTGGGAGTGTTGATGCTAAGCTGTTCTTTCTAACAATTGGCTCCCAGGTTCAGCTATTTCAGTCCACACCTCGTTCACAGTAAGAAACTCGATTCAATTCTGCCAACATTTGTGGAGTGGCTGCTGCCCTGTACCTGACCAGAAGGAATGAAGCCAAGATAGTAAATAACAGAACCCTGTCTGTCATGGGCACAGAAAAGCCTGCTAGGATTCCATTGATTGTGGCAAACCAGCCCACATCAAGTTCTAAGAAATAGCTGCCTATTTAGTGAATGTTAATCATGTTTCAGTTCCCAAGCCTAGTGTACCCTCTGATGAAGCCtgtctttccagaaaaaaattgatCAATGTGTCCTATAGATTGATTCCCTTGATTGTTCCTATTCATGGTCTTCCTTGTATCTGTCCTTTTTGCCCTATAACTCTGTAGTTCTATCCACTTTCATGCTGGGCTCAGCCATATGACTTGCCTTGACCAATGGGATGTTGGTAAATATGAAACTAACAGAAGCTTAAAGAGAGGGCATGCCCTCTTGCTCTTTACCTGTGCCAAGAGAAAATGGCTAGCCTACTGGAGGGATGTGAGAAACGTGCAGGTGAGATACATGCAGAGAGCTAGTGTTCCCACCTGAGGCCATCCTAGGCTAGCCAATAGCCAGCTTATACCAAGTCAAGTTCAGGATAGTCACACAACCCACAGGTGCCTGCAGACACATTAATGAGCTGAGCCAAGACCAGAAGAAACATAGCTGACTGGAAGACTTGGAAgcaataataaatgtgtattgttttaagctataTGTTTTAAAGTATGGTTTTGGATAGTTTGCTAaacagcaatagctaactgatacatACCTGTATTATACTTTGAACAAAATTTTATCgcagcctgtttcctcatctgtaaaatggagacaaaccTATTTTGAGTGCTGTTCTATGTCCTGCAGCAGGTGCTTAATACATTGAAGCAGTTGTATTCTCTGTACATTTCTTTATAAACTACTTCCTATTCCTTCCTTGTAAGCTCGAGGGCAGGGACAGAAATcagacttctttctctcttcccaccaTTACTCTGCACTGAGCCTAGCAAAGAATGGGTATTCACTAAAGGCTTGATGAACAAATGGAtaatggaaaaatgaaggaagaaatgaattgcGTCTTCAGGTGTCACATGGTAAATCTGGCTGCTGGGTAGGTATACCCAAACTGACAAAAACCTGAGGCTGCCTTGCTCACTTCAGTGGCTGCGTTTTTGGAGTCTGTCTTTCCCAGCTGCTATTCTGCCTCATAACCAGTCAGATCACAGTGCCTTCCTCATTTATCCAGGTTAACTTGACAAATGACAGTTTTAGAGGAATACTTGTCTTGTTTTggaatttttctcttccaaactagaaatatcttttactttatctttaattttaaaagttaacatgATAGCTGAATAAAGTCAAACAACATAGAGAAGTACATCAAGTAGAAACTAAAAGTCTATGATTTGATGCATACTGATTTTATACTGAAATATGGTTGTCCTTGTAGTGTTAGCtaacaatgcatttttttctctttaaattattgTAGActctatgggtgcctgggtggctcagtctgttaagcatctgactcttggttccagctcaagtcatgatctcatggttcatgaaatcgagtcctgcattgggctctgcactgacagcgtggagcctacttgggatagtctctctctctctctctctctctctctctctctctctctccccccccccactctctctctttcaaaataaataaacttaaaaaaatgttgtagaCTCTCACCCTTTTAATAACTGTAGAGTATTTCACAGAATTTGTGTCTATCctactttatttacttaatttaacTTTAACCAATCCTAGGTTGAtggaaatttgttttcagtttctggaAATTACAACAATTGGAGTTTGATTTGTTGATAGCCTATTCCTTCCCTCTCAGGTAAGTAGCAACACAATGGCATAAGAAGCTTTGGGAATAATCAGATGAGATCTGATAAGAGACTAAATGGCCTGGCCTAGAGAGGGTTTCTGGTCAGGGACTACAGGTGGAAGAAAAGTCAAAGAATGGCATGAAAAGTCTACCACATACTCTAGTGGGAGGTTATACTTCCAGGTGCCATAGGGAAGTCCAAGATTCAACCTAGCTCCTGCCTACCTCTCTACTGCCATCGCTTCTCCTCATCTCTAATTCTGCAGCCCAGCTAATACACCTACTTGAATTAAGTTCCTTGCACCTGCCACTGGGTTGCCACACATTTACCTTCCTCTGCTTGGAATacagtttctctctccttttgccttgCTACTTCTTTTATGGCTCAGTTCAGGTATCACCTTTTGAGCCTATATATATGCCCCAATCTGGATGTGGAACTTCTCTTCTGGACTCGTATACTTACTGCCATGGTAGCACTCCTAAGATTATCTGTTTACCATCTGTATGTCCATAAACTCCACCAGGGCAGGAACCATGTTTTTCTCAGATGCCAAAGTGGTGGCAAGTAGTAGGTGCTTAATCAGTACGTAAAAATCATAACAACGATGGGtcgcctgcgtggcttagtcggttaagcatctggctcttgattttggctcaggacatgatctcacagttcatgggtttgcacccctcatagggctctgcactgatagcatgaagcctgcttggaattctttctctccctctctctctctgtccctcccctgtgcacggatgtgcgctctctctaaataataaacacttaaaaaaattgtagggcacctgggtggctcagttgggtaagcatctgacttcatctcaggtcatgatctcatggtctgttagtttgagcttcacatcgggctctctgctgtcagcacagagcccatttcagatcctgtttcttcccttctctgcccctcctccactcattctctctcctttcaaaaacaagcatttaaaaaatttttaaaaatgcaacagtaATAATACTATAATGGAGAGGGACATGAGCTTGTATAATTGAAGGATTTGACCCTGGTCTGAGCAGTCAGAGAAGACCTTCCAAAGAAGTGATTGAGAAAACTGAAGGATAAGTATAAATTATagcagggagaaaagatgaacattccaggcagaaaaaacagcatgtgcaaaagctCTATGGTGAAAGATTACCTGGAAATCAATGTTGAAGACCTCAAAGAAGGCTATATAActagagaggagaaagggaaggatatATATTAGACTGGGGGCTGGAGAGGTAGACAGGAGCCTGGCTGAGATGTTGCTTGATGCTAAGACCAATAGGAAGGCacaggtatatttttaaatggggctGGGGGTAGTGAACAAAATCACATTTGTGGTTTGAAGGATTACTCTGGCTGCAGCATACAAAATggctgggaaggaaggcaggaaggatgtGATGGTAGCTAGGACCAGAGGGAAGTCCTATTTAAGAAGTAAAGCTGACAGAACTTTGAGATGGATGCGAAATAGAAGTTGTATTAAGGATAGCTCTTGGGTTTTTGGCTTCCATAATGTTGGACAGAGGTGAGAACATGGTAAGAAATCCAGGCTTGGAGTACATAGAGATGATCCGTTGCAGATGTGTTGAGTTTGGATTGTCTGTGAGATACACGAAGATGTTGGAAGAAGCAAGTGGCTAGATAGACCTGGAGCTTAGAGATGAGTGCTGGGCTGGGGACACATACTTGTGTACATCTGTGTACAGGTGGTGAATGAGGTGGATTAGAATACCAAAGAGAATACGGAGGTGTGAAGTGGGCCTAGAACCAAGCCTGGAGGGACTGTAAGATAGTAAGTGGACCAGCCACCTAGAAGCCAGCCAGAAGCCAGCTATTCATGGCAGCATCAGATGTGGATGTTGCATTAGCCAGATAATTTCCTGTTTAGTTTTGTTAAATCTGTTTGATTCCCATTGTCTTCAGTCTTTCTAGTTCCTTTTCCCCATTTAAGCTCTCAAGGAAGATTTGGACTCATTCTGCCTGAAGTGTAAATACCCCAATGTAGGCCATAAAGGCTTCTTTTCTCCGAGGCAGTTCAATCTACTCCAGCTGGAAGTTGGGAGAACTGGGGATCTATCTAGTCTTAGCTGTCACTGActtgtgtggcctcaggcaagttactgCTCCTCTTTGGGTTTCAGTtttccaatctgtaaaatgggaataaatatcCTTGACTCACAAAATTCAAGAGACTGGATGTGAAAGTGCTGGTAAATTGCCAAAGGTAATCCATCATGAAGACTGTAAAAGGAATGAAACTCTAACAGTAGAGCTCCGAGAAACAGACCATAGTGGAGGTAAAGAGAGAAGAGATAATTTAGGGACAGgaccccccctcccgccccccaatGACTCTGTGTGGGAAGATGCTGCTGACTCAGAAGGAGGCTGTATTCTAGGATTTTGCTGCTTGTAAGGAAAGAGACACTTCAAGCCTCATACAGCTCCAGTATTAGGGCCTGTAGTTTACTCATGTCCTGAAGAGGTCTCAGTTCATCAAAGGAAAAATCAACCCATTTTCTGAGGGCGTTTCAGATCTCCCAGTGTCAGGGATTTGAAGCATTCGTATTCGGGAGCGGGGACCTAGGTTTGTGATGGGGGATGTTCTTAAGCGCCCCCAAATCTGTAAATCTGTATGGGTATGTATCTCGGcgccctttcctcccctccccgctccgGTCTATTCCATATGGACGTTGTGTCTTGTTTGTTGTTAAAGGAGTAAAGGGTGTGTGCGGGGGTATCTCAGGTCCCCGAGAAAGGAAATTCcttaatatttctgtgtgttcctctccTCTCTATAGAGAGCGAATTGTTCCTTTGAGTGAATTTCCTGTCTTCCCGCCCGACTCACCCGCCGTTGCTATCCCTCCAGCTCGGCGTCCCACTACCCCTTGCTTCCTCAGCCCAACTCCATAGTAACTACCTTCGCCACCGCGACTCGGCTAAGCGCCGAAAGTGCTGCCTGATGCCTACCGGGAGTTGTAGTTCGCCGGGGGGCGGGCCTCCGAAGCCGCGGGAGGTGCTGGGatttgtggttttctttgctttcaagTCGCGGCCGGCTTCCGGAAGTACTGACACCGCTTCTCTCTTCCCAGTGGTCTTCACACTTCCTTTTCCCGGGTCCTGAAGCGTGCCCTTGCGTGAAACTCCAGCCGACAGGGGCCAATCAGAGGGTGGTGCGAGGGGGCGGGGCCATAGTTTAAACTAATTGTGCGCTCGGAGCGCTGGCGCGAGTCCGCAACGAAGACGATCCCGGGGGAGCGTGAGGCGCTGCGGGAGCGCGCGGCCAGGTAACTGGCGCGGGCCCGCGGCTGCTGTTCGGTCTGGGCGCCCGCAGGGATGCGGTGCTGGAGGGGGTGCTGGAGAGGCGGGTGCGAGCCGAGAGCCTCCTTCGTAACCTACTCTGGGGAGATTTATCGGGGGTGAGGTGTGTGAGGAGGGGCGCCTGTTCCGAGGGGAGGTGCCGGCGTGCATAGTGGGAGGGTCTGTTTGGGGGTGTGTCCGTGGAATTTTGTCTGAGGACGACCGGGGTGCGGGGTAGTCCCTGTTCCTGAAAGGCTTGTGAGCGAGAGGTCCCAGGAAAGTCTCCGCCTATTATTGTTAACAATAGCAGTAGTAATATTGGTAGTAAACGTTTTCAGAGCACCAACTACGTTTCAGACACTGTGCCACACCCTTTATATGGatcatctttttaatattcctaATTTTCCTGTTATACTTTA
This genomic stretch from Lynx canadensis isolate LIC74 chromosome D1, mLynCan4.pri.v2, whole genome shotgun sequence harbors:
- the LOC115524959 gene encoding leucine-rich repeat-containing protein 51 is translated as MSKEDYMNTSVQEPPLDYSFRSIHVIQDLTSEEPRTGLRPLRHSKSGKSLTQSLWLNNNVLNDLKDFSHVVSLLLEHPENLAWIDLSFNDLTSIDPVLTTFFNLSVLYLHGNSIQRLGEVNKLAVLPRLRSLTLHGNPIEEEKGYRQYVLCTLPRITTFDFSGVTKADHTTAEVWKRMNIKPKKFRIKQNAL